The Toxoplasma gondii ME49 chromosome XII, whole genome shotgun sequence genome includes a region encoding these proteins:
- a CDS encoding endoplasmic reticulum lumen protein retaining receptor (ERD2) family protein (encoded by transcript TGME49_276910~Predicted trans-membrane domain (TMHMM2.0):56-79:98-121:125-143:155-175:184-207), with protein sequence MAQNAFRLSGDMLHLVSIFLLLFKLYRSKNCAGLSARMQECYSIVFCCRYLDLTYSFISVYNSAMKAIFILSTAYLVFLMKKKVPISTTYDAKADSFNYMLYLVPPCAVITLVTADSFAVTDLSWTFSIWLESVAILPQLLLLQRQREVENLTSHYVACMGLYRLMYILNWVYRYLTESPPHVNVVSWVGGVVQTLLYADFFYYYVHARWYGHKLVLPVVGGEV encoded by the coding sequence ATGGCGCAGAATGCCTTTCGGTTGTCAGGAGACATGCTCCATCTGGTCTCCATATTTTTGCTCCTTTTCAAGTTGTACCGGAGCAAGAACTGCGCAGGTTTGTCGGCGCGGATGCAGGAGTGTTACTCCATCGTTTTTTGTTGTCGCTACCTGGACCTCACCTACTCGTTTATTTCTGTCTACAACTCCGCGATGAAGGCGATCTTCATTTTGTCCACAGCCTACCTCGTATTTCtcatgaagaagaaagtgccAATCTCTACAACGTACGATGCCAAGGCTGACTCCTTCAACTACATGCTGTATCTCGTGCCGCCCTGCGCCGTCATTACGCTCGTCACTGCAGACTCGTTCGCCGTGACAGATCTCAGCTGGACCTTTTCCATTTGGCTAGAGAGCGTAGCCATTCTGcctcagctgcttcttctccaacggcagagagaagtcgagaatCTAACGTCTCACTACGTTGCGTGCATGGGGCTGTATCGCCTCATGTATATCTTGAATTGGGTCTACCGGTACCTCACGGAGTCCCCGCCGCATGTGAACGTCGTGAGCTGGGTAGGCGGTGTCGTGCAGACTCTCCTCTACGCAGACTTCTTCTACTActatgtgcatgcgcgatgGTATGGTCACAAGCTTGTCCTGCCCGTTGTTGGTGGGGAAGTGTGA